A genomic region of Raphanus sativus cultivar WK10039 chromosome 6, ASM80110v3, whole genome shotgun sequence contains the following coding sequences:
- the LOC130496495 gene encoding glutathione S-transferase T3-like, with the protein MSKADHKQRRHEQYSQQDTVFELGEDTVFGTQQSEEHPNVGDTPSGRKERRTWTHTDDIVLISSWLNTSKDPLVGNEQRSDSFWKRFAAYFAASPKIGVGEEREHGNCKQRWHRINDQVSKFCGTYEKATRLKTSGQNDNDILKASHEIFLNNYKKKFTLEHAWKELRYDQKWCSLSTSKTDRSSKRRKCDQMKTTTELE; encoded by the exons ATGAGCAAGGCTGATCATAAACAAAGACGACACGAGCAATACAG TCAACAAGATACTGTGTTTGAGTTAGGAGAAGATACTGTGTTTGGCACACAGCAAAGCGAGGAGCATCCAAACGTTGGTGACACTCCTTCAGGGCGTAAAGAACGAAGAACATGGACGCATACAGATGACATAGTCCTCATCAGCTCTTGGCTAAACACGTCAAAAGATCCCTTAGTAGGCAATGAGCAACGTTCTGATTCTTTTTGGAAAAGATTTGCCGCTTACTTTGCGGCAAGCCCGAAGATTGGAGTGGGTGAAGAGAGGGAGCATGGTAACTGTAAGCAAAGGTGGCACAGGATCAATGATCAGGTTAGCAAGTTCTGTGGCACGTATGAGAAAGCCACCAGGCTCAAAACTAGCGGCCAAAACGACAATGATATTCTCAAGGCATCTCATGAGATCTTCTTAAACAACTATAAGAAGAAATTTACACTTGAACATGCGTGGAAGGAGCTTAGATATGATCAGAAATGGTGTAGCCTGAGCACTTCCAAAACGGACAGAAGCTCTAAAAGGAGGAAGTGTGATCAGATGAAGACAACAACTGAGCTCgaataa
- the LOC130495819 gene encoding pollen-specific leucine-rich repeat extensin-like protein 3 — MMKAKQLLVIGFLFSLLLLVDAHTTESISEHEENANAKAVTIEDQKQINRGRRSGSGQNRGRRSCDPLYQYLFGVCGRWPFPTTPSPDNPFLPFQPPRSPPRPRPRSPPRPRPRPPPLVPSPPPPRPPPRPRPRPRPTPPPLVPSPPPPPPTPLVPSPPPPSPPPIFLFPSPPPPVLAFPPPLVPSPPPPQPPPLWLPPPVFTLPPPLDEFPPMPPIVWLPPPDVPGQSSPAEDFDLIPP; from the coding sequence ATGATGAAAGCAAAACAACTTCTTGTGAttggttttttattttcactACTCCTTTTGGTCGACGCTCACACAACCGAGTCAATATCAGAGCATGAAGAGAACGCAAACGCAAAAGCTGTGACCATAGAGGATCAAAAACAGATAAACAGAGGAAGACGCAGTGGTAGCGGTCAGAATCGTGGACGCAGAAGCTGCGATCCACTCTACCAATACTTATTCGGAGTCTGTGGCCGTTGGCCTTTTCCTACAACACCTTCACCGGATAACCCTTTTCTCCCTTTTCAACCACCACGTTCACCACCGCGTCCGAGACCACGTTCACCACCGCGTCCGAGACCACGTCCACCACCGTTGGttccatctccaccaccaccacggcCACCACCTCGTCCAAGACCGCGTCCAAGGCCAACACCACCACCGCTAGttccatcaccaccaccaccacccccTACGCCTCTTGTTCCttcacctcctcctccatctccgcCACCGATTTTCTTATTCCCTTCGCCGCCACCACCAGTGCTAGCGTTCCCGCCACCGTTGGTTCCATCTCCTCCTCCGCCACAGCCACCGCCATTATGGCTGCCTCCACCTGTGTTCACTCTTCCACCGCCACTCGATGAGTTTCCACCTATGCCACCAATAGTTTGGCTGCCTCCTCCGGATGTTCCCGGCCAATCCTCGCCAGCGGAGGACTTTGATCTGATTCCACCTTAG
- the LOC108805848 gene encoding uncharacterized protein LOC108805848 isoform X2: protein MRRSAASKKKSDSVTSATTDLFRSGSSKATSSKEMDRIDHLFNQYANSSSNLIDPEGIEQSYIYSLLSHCRKMKAEKQGYFTQEEWRRGLKALRADTINKLKKALPELEKEVRRQTNFADFYAYAFRYCLTEEKQKSIDIETICQLLDIVMGSTFRAQVDYFVEYLKIQNDYKVINMDQWMGFYRFCNEISFPEMTEYNPELAWPLVLDSFVEWISEKQA, encoded by the exons ATGCGTCGTTCTGCAGCATCGAAGAAGAAATCTGATTCAGTCACATCTGCCACCACGGATCTCTTTCGCTCAg GTTCAAGTAAGGCGACGAGTAGTAAAGAGATGGATCGAATAGATCATTTGTTTAATCAATATGCCAATTCTTCTTCCAATCTCATTGA CCCTGAAGGAATAGAG CAAAGTTATATATACTCTCTCCTCTCACATTGCAGGAAAATGAAAGCTGAGAAACAAGGTTACTTTACACAG GAGGAGTGGAGAAGAGGCCTTAAGGCTCTAAGAGCTGACACAATCAATAAACTTAAGAAAGCCCTTCCCGAGCTTGAGAAAGAG GTCAGGAGGCAAACAAATTTTGCAGATTTCTATGCTTATGCCTTCCGCTATTGCTTAACAG AGGAAAAACAGAAGAGCATAGACATAGAGACTATATGTCAACTCCTCGATATTGTTATGGGATCTACATTCCGTGCCCAAGTTGACTACTTTGTCGAGTATTTAAAG atCCAAAATGACTACAAAGTCATAAACATGGATCAGTGGATGGGCTTTTACAGGTTCTGCAATGAG ATAAGTTTCCCGGAGATGACGGAATACAATCCAGAGCTTGCATGGCCATTGGTTCTCGACAGTTTTGTTGAGTGGATTAGTGAAAAGCAAGCTTGA
- the LOC108805848 gene encoding uncharacterized protein LOC108805848 isoform X1 — protein sequence MRRSAASKKKSDSVTSATTDLFRSGSSKATSSKEMDRIDHLFNQYANSSSNLIDPEGIEVLCSNLEVSHTDIRILMLAWKMKAEKQGYFTQEEWRRGLKALRADTINKLKKALPELEKEVRRQTNFADFYAYAFRYCLTEEKQKSIDIETICQLLDIVMGSTFRAQVDYFVEYLKIQNDYKVINMDQWMGFYRFCNEISFPEMTEYNPELAWPLVLDSFVEWISEKQA from the exons ATGCGTCGTTCTGCAGCATCGAAGAAGAAATCTGATTCAGTCACATCTGCCACCACGGATCTCTTTCGCTCAg GTTCAAGTAAGGCGACGAGTAGTAAAGAGATGGATCGAATAGATCATTTGTTTAATCAATATGCCAATTCTTCTTCCAATCTCATTGA CCCTGAAGGAATAGAGGTACTATGCTCCAACTTGGAAGTTTCTCATACTGATATCAGAATCTTGATGCTTGCTTG GAAAATGAAAGCTGAGAAACAAGGTTACTTTACACAG GAGGAGTGGAGAAGAGGCCTTAAGGCTCTAAGAGCTGACACAATCAATAAACTTAAGAAAGCCCTTCCCGAGCTTGAGAAAGAG GTCAGGAGGCAAACAAATTTTGCAGATTTCTATGCTTATGCCTTCCGCTATTGCTTAACAG AGGAAAAACAGAAGAGCATAGACATAGAGACTATATGTCAACTCCTCGATATTGTTATGGGATCTACATTCCGTGCCCAAGTTGACTACTTTGTCGAGTATTTAAAG atCCAAAATGACTACAAAGTCATAAACATGGATCAGTGGATGGGCTTTTACAGGTTCTGCAATGAG ATAAGTTTCCCGGAGATGACGGAATACAATCCAGAGCTTGCATGGCCATTGGTTCTCGACAGTTTTGTTGAGTGGATTAGTGAAAAGCAAGCTTGA
- the LOC108805859 gene encoding Golgi SNAP receptor complex member 1-1 gives MDVPSSWDALRKQARKIEAQLDEQMHSYRRLVSTKALIKSDGSESDLEAGIDLLLKQLQQVNAQMQAWVSSGGSEMVSHTLTRHQEILQDLTQEFYRHRSSLRAKQEHASLLEDFREFDRTRLDLEDGDGSTEQALLKENVGINRNTAQMDGVISQAQATLGTLVFQRSTFGGINSKLSNVTSRLPTVNTILSAIKRKKSMDTIILSLVAAVCTFLILIYWLTK, from the exons ATGGACGTTCCTAGCTCTTGGGATGCTTTACGCAAACAG GCTAGAAAGATTGAAGCTCAGCTTGACGAGCAGATGCATTCGTATCGCAGACTTGTTTCGACCAAGGCTTTGATCAAGTCCGATGGTTCGGAGAGTGACCTTGAAGCTGGGATCGACTTACTGCTTAAGCAACTGCAACAGGTTAATGCCCAGATGCAAGCTTGGGTTTCTTCAGGTGGTTCAGAGATGGTCTCCCATACTTTAACTCGTCATCAGGAGATCCTTCAAGATCTCACACAG GAGTTTTACCGACACCGATCAAGTCTTAGAGCAAAGCAAGAGCATGCTTCACTTCTTGAGGACTTTAGAGAATTTGATCGGACTAGGTTAGACTTGGAAGACGGGGATGGCTCTACGGAACAAGCCTTGCTCAAAGAAAATGTGGGAATCAACCGCAACACAGCGCAG ATGGATGGTGTCATTTCACAAGCTCAGGCAACACTTGGTACACTCGTGTTTCAGCGTTCAACTTTTGGAGGCATCAACTCTAAGCTTAGCAATGTCACCAGCCGTCTACCCACG GTAAACACTATTCTGTCAGCGATAAAGAGGAAAAAGTCGATGGATACAATCATTCTTTCACTAGTTGCGGCTGTATGCACATTTCTCATATTGATCTACTGGTTAACCAAGTAA
- the LOC108809591 gene encoding factor of DNA methylation 1-like yields the protein MDVPPPPHDEESEISESEIDDYSEKPYLKLQTGQYKVKVNGTLRCPFCSGKKKQDYKYKELIAHASGVSIGSVTRSAKHKANHLALAKYLENELAGDAAEEGLLPRPPLPLLNETEPKPGDVYVWPWMGVVMMNPLKETDGDDKEALLDSGYWLKRLSRFKPVGVNVFWVERGSVVGVVAKFNSDWSGFACATELEKEFEREGCSKKEWTEKRGDSISESKAYGWCARAEDYNSGGPIGEYLSKEGKLRTVSDISQEKAQDRNIVLDELSSMIAMTNEDLNKVQYSYNETAESLKRVLDEKKNLDKAYAEETKKMHQMSICSIQKILEDKERLSNELEAKMLRLQSWSKELEKKEALTELERQKLDEEKKKNDAMNISLQLASHEQEKADESVLRLVEEHKRQKEEAMIKILELEKHLDTKQTLEMEIQELKGKLQVMKHLGDADDEAVKQKMKEMNDELEDKKTDLEQLEQMNSDLMTKERQSNFEIQAARKTLIARLTGRLGAESEIEVKRMGELENLEPFLNACKKRYSADEAMVEGVTLCSTWQKNIKDSTWQPFKVEGTGDKAKEVVDEEDEKLKKLKGEWGEEVHNAVKTALEEVNEYNASGRYSTPELWNFEAGRKATLKEVISFIFNDMKPVKR from the exons ATGGATGTTCCTCCACCTCCACACGATGAAGAGTCCGAGATCAGCGAGTCAGAGATCGACGACTATTCCGAGAAACCCTACCTGAAACTGCAGACAGGGCAGTACAAGGTGAAGGTGAACGGAACGCTGAGATGCCCCTTTTGTTCAGGCAAGAAGAAGCAAGACTACAAGTACAAGGAGCTGATCGCACATGCTTCCGGGGTTTCCATAGGATCCGTCACCAGAAGCGCTAAACACAAGGCTAATCATCTCGCCTTGGCTAAGTACTTGGAGAACGAGCTTGCCGGTGATGCTGCGGAAGAAGGTCTTCTTCCACGCCCTCCACTTCCTCTGTTAAACGAGACGGAACCAAAGCCTGGTGATGTTTACGTCTGGCCTTGGATGGGGGTTGTGATGATGAATCCTTTGAAAGAAACTGATGGTGACGACAAGGAGGCTCTGCTTGATTCTGGTTATTGGTTGAAGCGTCTCTCTAGGTTCAAGCCTGTTGGTGTGAATGTCTTTTGGGTCGAACGAGGTTCCGTTGTCGGGGTTGTTGCTAAGTTTAACAGCGACTGGAGCGGGTTTGCGTGTGCAACGGAGCTTGAGAAGGAGTTTGAGAGGGAAGGCTGCAGCAAAAAAGAGTGGACAGAGAAGAGGGGAGATTCTATTTCCGAGTCCAAGGCCTATGGTTGGTGTGCACGTGCGGAGGACTATAACTCTGGAGGGCCAATAGGTGAGTACCTCTCCAAGGAGGGAAAGCTGAGAACAGTTTCAGATATTTCTCAAGAAAAAGCGCAGGATAGGAACATCGTTCTCGATGAACTTTCGAGTATGATTGCTATGACAAATGAAGATCTGAACAAGGTTCAGTACAGTTACAACGAGACGGCAGAGTCACTGAAGAGGGTCCTGGACGAGAAAAAAAACTTGGACAAAGCTTATGCAGAAG aaaCAAAGAAGATGCACCAGATGTCGATTTGCAGTATTCAGAAGATCCTAGAAGATAAAGAGAGGCTGAGTAATGAACTGGAGGCTAAGATGCTGAGACTGCAGAGTTGGTCCAAAGAGTTGGAAAAGAAGGAAGCACTAACTGAGCTGGAAAGACAAAAGCttgatgaagagaagaaaaag AATGATGCTATGAACATTTCCCTCCAGTTAGCCTCCCATGAGCAGGAAAAGGCTGACGAGAGCGTTTTGAGACTTGTAGAAGAGCATAAG AGGCAAAAGGAAGAGGCTATGATCAAGATCCTTGAGCTTGAGAAACATCTGGACACCAAACAGACACTGGAAATGGAGATCCAAGAGCTGAAAGGCAAGTTACAAGTGATGAAGCATTTGGGGGATGCTGATGATGAGGCGGTCAAGCAGAAAATGAAGGAGATGAATGATGAACTGGAGGACAAGAAGACTGACTTAGAACAGCTAGAGCAGATGAACTCGGACCTCATGACAAAAGAACGTCAAAGCAATTTTGAGATTCAAGCAGCGCGGAAAACATTAATTGCG CGTTTGACAGGGCGGTTGGGTGCGGAATCTGAAATCGAGGTAAAGAGGATGGGAGAACTTGAGAACTTGGAGCCCTTCTTGAACGCTTGCAAGAAGAGATATTCTGCAGATGAAGCCATGGTTGAAGGTGTCACCCTTTGCTCCACATGGCAAAAGAACATCAAGGATTCAACATGGCAACCGTTCAAAGTTGAAGGAACCGGGGACAAAGCAAAG GAAGTGGTAGACGAAGAGGAtgagaagctgaagaagcttaAAGGCGAGTGGG